The following coding sequences lie in one Pseudarthrobacter phenanthrenivorans Sphe3 genomic window:
- a CDS encoding glutamate--cysteine ligase 2: MRTFGVEEELLIVDPESGEPLALADALLSSRHLAADDAPDDPRLLETEDKTVYDDDEMGLSAELKLEQIETQTRPCLEYGELLDQIRAGRALADRAAAKNNARVAALATSPLGLSSHTTPDPRYARMLERFGLTAQEQLTCGFHVHTYIESPDEGVAVLDRIRDKLAVLTAMSANSPFWNGTQTGFESYRTQAWNRWPTAGPAGIYGTYSAYRRVVTRLLDSGVMLDEGMLYFDARLSRNHPTVEVRVADVCLRAEDAALLAVLVRALVETASREWQDGIDPAPVPTVLLRMASWQASSAGLSGDLLDFGTFRPARATDVVRSLVDYLAPVLQEQGELSLARQGVEDMIARGTGAAEQRRVRDQVLAESQPEDFGFGAVVKHAVNITMRGSLDLSKVDEVPELLRVRQS; the protein is encoded by the coding sequence ATGCGAACATTCGGCGTGGAGGAAGAGCTCCTGATCGTTGATCCGGAGAGCGGGGAGCCGCTTGCCCTTGCTGATGCGTTGCTGTCCAGCCGGCACCTGGCGGCCGATGACGCACCGGACGACCCACGGCTCCTGGAAACGGAAGACAAAACCGTTTACGACGACGACGAGATGGGGCTGAGTGCCGAGCTCAAGCTGGAGCAGATCGAGACGCAGACGAGGCCCTGCCTGGAGTACGGTGAACTGCTGGACCAGATCCGTGCCGGGCGGGCGCTCGCGGACAGGGCGGCCGCCAAGAACAATGCACGGGTAGCCGCGCTGGCCACCTCGCCGCTGGGCCTGTCCAGCCACACCACCCCGGATCCCCGCTACGCACGAATGCTCGAGCGCTTTGGCTTGACTGCCCAGGAGCAGCTGACCTGCGGCTTCCATGTGCACACGTACATTGAGTCGCCCGACGAAGGCGTGGCGGTCCTGGACCGGATCCGTGACAAGCTCGCGGTCCTTACTGCGATGAGTGCCAATTCACCCTTCTGGAATGGCACCCAGACGGGCTTTGAGAGTTACCGCACCCAAGCGTGGAACCGGTGGCCGACGGCCGGTCCTGCGGGCATCTACGGCACGTATTCGGCATACCGCCGCGTGGTTACCCGCCTCCTGGACAGCGGCGTCATGCTGGATGAGGGCATGCTGTATTTTGACGCCCGGCTGTCCCGCAACCATCCCACAGTGGAGGTCCGGGTTGCCGATGTCTGTCTTCGCGCTGAGGACGCCGCGCTTCTTGCCGTCCTGGTGCGAGCCCTGGTGGAAACCGCCAGCCGGGAGTGGCAGGACGGCATTGATCCCGCACCCGTGCCCACGGTCCTTCTGCGCATGGCATCCTGGCAGGCGAGCAGTGCCGGCCTCAGCGGGGACCTGCTGGATTTCGGCACCTTCCGGCCGGCGAGGGCCACTGATGTTGTGCGATCCCTGGTGGACTATCTCGCTCCGGTACTCCAGGAACAAGGCGAGCTTTCCCTTGCCCGGCAAGGGGTGGAGGACATGATTGCGCGCGGCACTGGGGCAGCCGAACAACGCAGGGTCCGGGACCAAGTGCTGGCAGAGTCACAACCTGAAGATTTCGGTTTCGGCGCAGTGGTCAAGCACGCCGTGAACATCACCATGCGGGGCTCACTGGATCTTTCCAAGGTGGACGAGGTTCCGGAATTGTTGCGGGTCCGGCAGTCCTAG
- a CDS encoding UDP-N-acetylglucosamine 1-carboxyvinyltransferase, which produces MTQETTEHVAAMLRDARGEKGWTQGQLAAELGTSQSAVARMEQGKQNLSLKMIQRLEAIFGRSIVNVGKPQMTHLRVEGGRTLSGTVDVNSSKNAGVALLCASLINRGTTILRRLARIEEVNRIVEVLSSIGVDCTWLNDTDLQLRRPAVLNLEAMDVDAARRTRSVIMLLGPLLDESAKYRLPYAGGCDLGTRTVEPHMQALRQFGLSVEATAGFYTVQAPSADTRDRSFVLTERGDTVTENAIMAAAHREGTTVIRNASPNYMVQDLCFYLQMLGVAIEGVGTTTLKITGRQSIDADIEYFPSEDPIEAMSLITAGIVTNSEVTIRRVPIEFMEIELATLGQMGQELEISGEYMARNGRTRLVDVTTKPSELRAPEDKIHPMPFPGLNIDNLPFFAVIAAKAHGQTMIHDWVYENRAIYLTELNRLGAQVQLLDPHRIYVNGPTKWRAAEVGCPPALRPAACLLLAMLAARGVSELRNIYVIERGYEDLAERLNTIGAKVEYFQD; this is translated from the coding sequence ATGACGCAGGAAACCACTGAGCACGTAGCCGCCATGTTGAGGGACGCCCGGGGCGAAAAGGGTTGGACCCAGGGCCAGCTGGCCGCGGAGCTGGGAACAAGCCAGAGCGCCGTCGCCCGGATGGAGCAGGGGAAGCAGAACCTGAGCCTGAAGATGATCCAGCGCCTCGAAGCGATCTTCGGCCGGAGCATCGTGAACGTAGGCAAGCCGCAGATGACCCATCTGCGCGTTGAGGGCGGACGCACCCTTTCCGGTACTGTGGATGTCAACAGCAGCAAGAACGCCGGCGTGGCATTGCTGTGCGCCAGCCTGATCAACCGGGGAACCACCATCCTTCGCCGCCTGGCACGGATAGAAGAGGTGAACCGGATTGTTGAGGTGCTCTCCTCCATTGGAGTGGACTGCACCTGGCTCAACGACACCGACCTGCAGCTGCGGCGCCCGGCCGTACTCAACCTGGAGGCCATGGACGTGGATGCTGCCCGCCGCACCCGCAGCGTCATCATGCTCCTGGGACCCCTGCTTGATGAGTCGGCCAAGTACCGGCTTCCCTACGCGGGCGGCTGCGACCTTGGCACCCGCACCGTGGAGCCGCACATGCAGGCGCTGCGCCAGTTCGGGCTCTCGGTGGAGGCGACAGCCGGGTTCTATACCGTCCAGGCGCCTTCCGCAGATACCCGGGACCGCTCGTTCGTCCTGACCGAACGGGGCGATACCGTTACGGAGAACGCCATCATGGCAGCGGCCCACCGTGAAGGCACAACTGTCATCCGCAATGCCAGCCCCAACTACATGGTGCAGGACCTCTGCTTCTACCTGCAGATGCTCGGAGTGGCCATCGAGGGAGTGGGCACCACTACCTTGAAGATCACCGGCCGCCAGTCAATTGATGCAGACATCGAGTACTTCCCGTCTGAGGACCCTATCGAGGCCATGAGCCTGATCACCGCCGGCATTGTCACGAACTCGGAAGTGACCATCCGTCGCGTTCCCATCGAGTTCATGGAAATCGAACTGGCCACCCTGGGCCAGATGGGCCAGGAACTGGAAATCTCCGGTGAATACATGGCCCGCAACGGCCGCACCCGCCTGGTGGACGTCACCACCAAACCCTCGGAACTGCGCGCTCCAGAGGACAAGATCCATCCGATGCCCTTCCCCGGGCTCAACATCGACAACCTGCCGTTCTTCGCCGTCATCGCAGCGAAGGCGCACGGACAGACCATGATCCACGACTGGGTGTACGAGAACCGCGCCATCTACCTGACGGAGCTGAACCGGCTGGGGGCGCAGGTTCAGCTCCTGGATCCGCACCGGATCTATGTCAACGGCCCCACCAAATGGCGTGCCGCCGAGGTGGGCTGCCCGCCGGCACTTCGTCCGGCTGCGTGCCTGCTGCTGGCAATGCTGGCTGCAAGGGGCGTGTCCGAGCTAAGGAACATCTACGTCATCGAGCGCGGCTACGAGGATCTGGCGGAGCGCCTGAACACCATCGGCGCGAAGGTGGAGTACTTCCAGGACTGA